The Mercurialis annua linkage group LG2, ddMerAnnu1.2, whole genome shotgun sequence genome contains a region encoding:
- the LOC126667035 gene encoding uncharacterized protein LOC126667035, whose product MTDIYVFIYMRGQGSRRHVQDRHQRDPRDTAPTDAPPDGDDLQLQAAPGPQREAQQQVEYEIDASGRLKVAPDALRERLHDSGKVSRGLLDIFRSCWFIEGSSWKGLKAEQKTFYWEEFKKKFWWDSIYPEQAIRDVFMRHAANRYKDTIHAMKSVRDNSVTDDIWAAWNAIWDTAAAKRKSAIARANRMSEPSGPGTGPVRHTAGSRSAVKHMTVLSQELGRPATFAELHVRMHSTKDDRNKFVDKRSQDKHERFLAERAAATQSSPAEGSSSTPQFIDENELFLSLEAVKKQRVYGVGSAAASYIASFKGTGVRRGSCSSSQQTHSTEDIEERIQREVSARVQGMREEIQRDVESSVDERIAERVRSELAKMMSTLPEAMRPPQPPSGPDDEDITRL is encoded by the exons ATGActgatatttatgtttttatat ATATGAGGGGTCAGGGTAGCCGCAGACATGTTCAGGACCGTCATCAGAGAGATCCGAGAGACACTGCCCCCACAGACGCTCCACCTGACGGGGACGATCTGCAGCTTCAGGCGGCGCCTGGGCCGCAGAGGGAGGCCCAGCAGCAGGTCGAGTACGAGATTGATGCCTCGGGGAGGTTAAAGGTCGCACCTGACGCTCTAAG GGAGCGGCTACATGACAGCGGGAAGGTCTCCAGAGGCTTGCTGGACATCTTTCGTTCCTGCTGGTTCATAGAAGGTTCTTCCTGGAAGGGATTGAAGGCGGAGCAGAAGACGTTCTACTGGGAGGAGTTCAAG AAGAAGTTTTGGTGGGACTCCATCTACCCCGAGCAGGCGATTAGAGATGTCTTTATGAGACATGCTGCTAATCGTTACAAGGACACAATTCACGCGATGAAGAGTGTTAGGGATAACAGTGTCACAGATGATATTTGGGCGGCATGGAATGCGATTTGGGATACGGCTGCGGCGAAGAGGAAGTCCGCCATCGCTCGGGCTAACAGGATGAGTGAGCCGTCAGGGCCCGGGACTGGACCGGTGCGCCACACGGCAGGATCGCGCTCAGCTGTGAAGCATATGACCGTTTtg AGTCAGGAGCTCGGTCGTCCTGCGACATTTGCTGAGTTGCATGTTCGTATGCACTCGACAAAGGACGATCGGAACAAGTTTGTCGACAAGAGGTCGCAGGATAAGCAT GAGCGTTTCCTTGCAGAGCGTGCAGCTGCGACCCAGTCCTCCCCGGCTGAGGGCAGTTCGTCGACCCCGCAGTTCATCGACGAGAACGAACTGTTCTTGTCTCTCGAGGCGGTGAAGAAGCAGCGGGTTTACGGAGTTGGTTCAGCTGCAGCTTCGTACATCGCGTCATTCAAGGGCACCGGTGTACGCCGCGGCTCATGCTCGTCGTCCCAGCAGACTCACTCGACCGAGGATATCGAGGAGCGGATCCAGAGAGAGGTATCCGCTCGGGTGCAAGGGATGCGGGAAGAGATTCAGAGGGATGTGGAGTCTTCCGTCGACGAGCGGATTGCTGAGAGGGTCCGCTCGGAGCTGGCAAAGATGATGAGCACTCTACCAGAAGCCATGCGCCCCCCGCAGCCCCCCTCAGGTCCAGATGACGAGGATATTACTAGACTCTAG
- the LOC126667041 gene encoding uncharacterized protein LOC126667041 — protein MRGQGSRRHVQDRHQRDPRDTAPTDAPPDGDDPQLQAAPGPQREAQQQVEYEIDASGRLKVAPDALRERLHDSGKVSRGLLDIFRSCWFIEGSSWKGLKAEQKTFYWEEFKKKFWWDSIYPEQAIRDVFMRHAANRYKDTIHAMKSVRDNSVTDDIWAAWNAIWDTAAAKRKSAIARANRMSEPSGPGTGPVRHTAGSRSAVKHMTVLSQELGRPATFAELHVRMHSTKDDRNKFVDKRSQDKHERFLAERAAATQSSPAEGSSSTPQSIDENELFLSLEAVKKQRVYGVGSAAASYIASFKGTGVRRGSCSSSQQTHSTEDIEERIQREVSARVQGMREEIQRDVESSVDERIAERVRSELAKMMSTLPEAMRPPQPPSGPDDEDITRL, from the exons ATGAGGGGTCAGGGTAGCCGCAGACATGTTCAGGACCGTCATCAGAGAGATCCGAGAGACACTGCCCCCACAGACGCTCCACCTGACGGGGACGATCCGCAGCTTCAGGCGGCGCCTGGGCCGCAGAGGGAGGCCCAGCAGCAGGTCGAGTACGAGATTGATGCCTCGGGGAGGTTAAAGGTCGCACCTGACGCTCTAAG GGAGCGGCTACATGACAGCGGGAAGGTCTCCAGAGGCTTGCTGGACATCTTTCGTTCCTGCTGGTTCATAGAAGGTTCTTCCTGGAAGGGATTGAAGGCGGAGCAGAAGACGTTCTACTGGGAGGAGTTCAAG AAGAAGTTTTGGTGGGACTCCATCTACCCCGAGCAGGCGATTAGAGATGTCTTTATGAGACATGCTGCTAATCGTTACAAGGACACAATTCACGCGATGAAGAGTGTTAGGGATAACAGTGTCACAGATGATATTTGGGCGGCATGGAATGCGATTTGGGATACGGCTGCGGCGAAGAGGAAGTCCGCCATCGCTCGGGCTAACAGGATGAGTGAGCCGTCAGGGCCCGGGACTGGACCGGTGCGCCACACGGCAGGATCGCGCTCAGCTGTGAAGCATATGACCGTTTtg AGTCAGGAGCTCGGTCGTCCTGCGACATTTGCTGAGTTGCATGTTCGTATGCACTCGACAAAGGACGATCGGAACAAGTTTGTCGACAAGAGGTCGCAGGATAAGCAT GAGCGTTTCCTTGCAGAGCGTGCAGCTGCGACCCAGTCCTCCCCGGCTGAGGGCAGTTCGTCGACCCCGCAGTCCATCGACGAGAACGAACTGTTCTTGTCTCTCGAGGCGGTGAAGAAGCAGCGGGTTTACGGAGTTGGTTCAGCTGCAGCTTCGTACATCGCGTCATTCAAGGGCACCGGTGTACGCCGCGGCTCATGCTCGTCGTCCCAGCAGACTCACTCGACTGAGGATATCGAGGAGCGGATCCAGAGAGAGGTATCCGCTCGGGTGCAAGGGATGCGGGAAGAGATTCAGAGGGATGTGGAGTCTTCCGTCGACGAGCGGATTGCTGAGAGGGTCCGCTCGGAGCTGGCAAAGATGATGAGCACTCTACCAGAAGCCATGCGCCCCCCGCAGCCCCCCTCAGGTCCAGATGACGAGGATATTACTAGACTCTAG